In the Caballeronia sp. M1242 genome, CAGTACTGCAATCCGGCTTTCGTCGACGTGTCGGGTTTCTCGCGCGAAGAACTGATCGGCCAGCCGCACAACATCATCCGGCATCCGGACATGCCGCGCGAAGCCTTCGCGGACTTGTGGGCGACCGTGCGTGCCGGCCGTTCGTGGACCGCGCTCGTCAAGAACCGCCGCAAGAACGGCGACCACTACTGGGTGCGCGCCAACGTCACGCCGGTCATGGAGCACGGCAAGGCGATTGGCTATCTGAGCGTGCGCGTGAAGCCGAGCCGCGCCGAAGTCAAAGAAGCCGAAGCCCTCTACGCGACGATGCGCGCCGGCGATGCGCCCTTCCGGCTCGAGCGCGGCGCGCTCGTCCGGCGCGGCATCGCGGGCAAGCTGGCGGCGCTCGGGCGCGTGCCGGTGAGCGCGCGCGTCGCGGCGGGCTTCGCGGCCGCGCCAGTCACCGCGCTGATTGCGGCGCTTGCCGCCTGGCGCGGCGCGCCGCCGCTGCCGTTCTGGATCGCGCTCGGCGCGGGCGCGGCGGCGAGCGTCGCGGGATGGCTCGCGCTTTCGCGTCAACTGGACGCGCCGGTGCGCACCATGTCCGGCTTTGCCGCCCGCATGGCGGCGGGCGATCTCACGGTTGACATGCCCGCCGCGCGCCACGACGATCTCGGCGACGTGCAGCGCGCGCTCGGCCAACTGAAGGCGAATCTCGCGGCGATCGTCTTCGACGTGCGCGGGCAGATCGGCGGCGTGCTGGACGCCGCGCGCGATATCGCCAACGGCAACACGGATCTGTCGCGCCGCACCGAATTGCAGGCGGCGTCGCTCGAACAGACGGCAGCGACGATGGACCAGCTCACCACGACCGTTCAGGGCAACGCGGACGCCACGGTGCGCGCGCTGGAACTCGTGAAGGAAGCGCAGTCGGCAGCGGAAGACGGCGGACGCATCGCGGGCCAGGTCGAGCGCACGATGGCGGGCATCACGGCCGCGTCGCGCAAGATCGCGGATATCACCGACGTGATCGACGGCATCGCGTTTCAGACGAACATTCTGGCGCTCAACGCGGCCGTGGAAGCGGCGCGCGCGGGCGAGGCGGGCCGCTCGTTCGCCGTCGTGGCGACCGAAGTGCGCAATCTCGCGCAGCGGTGCGCGGCGTCGGCGAAGGAGATCGAGAACGTCGTCGCCATCAGCGTCGCGCAGATCGAGGAAGGCACGAACCTCGTGTCGCGCACGACGAGCCAGATGCGCGCCATCGACGAAGCGGTGCATCGCGTTTCGACCATCATCATGGAAGTGGCGAAGGCGAGCGGCGAGCAGGCGGAAGGCATCGCGCAGGTGAATCAGGCGGTCGCGCATCTGGACGATTCGACGCAGCAAAACGCCGCGCTCGTCGAGCAGGCGGCGACAACGGCCAAGCGGCTCGCCGAGCGCGCGGTCGTGCTGGACGAAGCCGTGCGGCTCTTCACGGTCGCGCCGCCGCGCGAAACGGCGACGGCGTAGTCTGCAAGCGCGCCGCGCTTGGTACTATCGGGACATTGCCAACGAGGAGTGTCTCCGATGACCGCTGAGAACAATCGCGCGGAAGAAGCGCGCGCGATGGAACGTATCGTCAATGCCACGCGGCAGGTGCAGTCCGCGTTTGTCGCGCTGCAGAAGCAGTTTCCGCCCGAAGGCGACGGCCGGCCCTCGCAGATGGCGCTCCAGACGTTCGACGCCGCGCTGCAGGAGCTCGAAGACGCGCAGGCGTCCTTCGACACCATGCTCAACGATCTCTTCGACGGCAATCGCTAGGCGTCGCCCAGCACGTTGCGCAAGGCCGGCGCGTCGGCTTGCGCGGCGCGGCTGCGGTTATCCACGGTGGGCGCGGACGCCTGCGAATCGAGGCCGGACCACGACACGCCATCGGTGGACTGGCGGCGCGCGGCCGCCACGCAGGCATCGACCAGTTCCTTGAACGACACCGCCGCCGAACTCGTCCGCACGAGCACTTCGCCTTGCAACGGACTTTCCGCGACCACGAGCCCGACGATCAACTCTGCCGCAGGCGCGCGCTGATGCAGCCGGCGCAGCAGATTGCGCAGATACGGCGGCGATTCGGCGGCATCGAACGAGACGACGCAGATGATGGTCACGCCCGACAAGTCCACTTCGCCGAAGCGCCCGCGCGAGAACCGCTCGTAGCCGGTCAGATCCGCGCCCAGCCCGTGCTTGCGGAAAAGCTGCACGGCGATGGTCGCGGCGAGATCGTCCAGCGGGCTTCTCCCCGCGATGCACAGCACTGACGCCGTGTGCCCTTCCGCGCCTGCGTCGAAGTATTCGGGCGGCGATTCGGATGCGATTGCCGTCGTATCGTCGGCGGCGAGATTCACGAGCGGCTCTTCCTTGCGCTGAACCACGGGCGTCACGTCCTCGGCGTCCTCCAGCCCTTCGATGATGTCGAGCGCCGATTCGTTGATGCGCTTCAACTGGTCCGCCGTCACGACGCCGCGCAGCACGTCGTTATGCGCGAGGCGCAAGCCTTCGAGCGCGACTTCGTCGTAATACGCGACGAGCGAGCGGTCCTTCAGCAGCGATTCGGCCTGCACGAGCGCCTCATCGGGATCGTTGGCGAGCAGGCGCTGATAGAAGTTTTCCGCTGGTGTCAGCGCGGGCCGGTCGCCGAAAAGCACATCGAGGAATTCGAGGCGGTCCACATGTCGCCCGAGAATGACGAGGCAAAGCGTGAGCGGCGTCGAAAGGACGAGGCCGATCGGCCCCCAGATCCAGCTCCAGAAAATCGCTGCGACGATCACCGCGAACGGCGAAAGGCCCGTGCTGTGGCCGTACAGAAGCGGCTCGACGATCTGCCCGGCGATGATGTCGGTCGCGCCGTATAGCACGATGGTCCAGATCAGCATGGTCCAGCCCGGCCCGACCGCCGCCGCGAAGATCACCGCGAGCAACGCGGCAATCCACGTCCCGACGTAGGGCACGAAGCGCAGGAGCGCCGTCATCACGCCAAACAGCAACGCACCCGGCACGCCGATCACCGCGAGCCCGATGCAAATGACGATACCCACCCCGACGTTGATGCCCAGCTGCGCCAGAAAATAACGGGAGAGGCGGCGCGCGGCCTCGTCCATCGCCGTGGTCGCGCGGTGCAGGTCGCGCGAACCGAAGAGGCGGATCAGCCGGTCGCGCAGGTCTTCCCGCTGCAACAGGATGAACACCGCGACGACGAGCACGATGCCGGTCGTTTCCAGCGGACTGATGACGGGCGATAGAAACCGCTGCGCCAGTTCCAGCGGCGACGGCGCCGGCTCGTGGACTTCGACGGGCATCGGCTGATCGATGGGCGAAGCCGCCGGGTTGTCCTCGTTCGCGTGGGGTTCTTGCTCGCGCGCCGGCGACAGGCGCTTCAGCGCACGCGACGCGCGCCCGAGAAACGCGTCCGCGCGGCCGACCGTCATGCGCTGCACGCTGTCGACCTTGCGCTCGACGGCCACCTGATACTTCGGCAGATCGCTCGCGAGTTGCGCGACCTGCGCGCCGATCAGCGCGCCGACAGCCGTGAGCACGGACAACGCGACGAAGACCGCGACGATCACCGACGGCACCTGACCGAAGCGCAGCCGCCGCAGAAAATCGACGAACGGCGCGAGCAGAAAACTCAGCAGGATTGCGAGGATGATCGGGATCATCACTGCGCGCCCGAAATACAAAGCGCAAATCACGACGACGACCGCCACGAGCGACGCCAGCGCGCGCAGGCCCGGCGCGTCGGGCGGCAGGATCTTCGCAGGAGGCCGGCGCGGGCCGGGAAGTGGAGGCATGGAGTCGGCTCGTAGGAAATACTTTCCGAAAGAAGCAAGGCGCGTGCCGGTGAGAGTTTTCGGGAGAGCTGCGCCAAAAGGTGAGCGGATACGGGATGACGGGCGCTGATTGAACTGCAAACAAGAATAGTGATTTGATTTCCGCTCGTATTCTGCTTCACGACGCACGAACCCATACTGCTTCTCAGGCGATCGGGATTCCCCCGGTCCACATGAGAGGAGTTGCCATGAAGCTCTACCACCACCCGCTTTCCGGCCATTCGCACCGCGCTCGTCTCTTCCTGCATCTGCTGAACATCGAGCACGACGAAGAGGAAGTCGATCTCGCCGCCCGCGCGCACAAATCGCCCGAGTTTCTGCGCCTGAACCGCTTCGGCCAGGTGCCCGTGCTCGTCGACGGCGAGCACGTCGTCCAGGACTCGAACGCAATCCTCGTTTACATCGCCAAGAAGGCCGGCGCGACGCAATGGCTGCCCGAAACGCCCGCCGAAGCCGCCGCCGTGCAGCGCTGGCTTTCGGTCGCGGCAGGGCAGATCGCGTTCGGTCCGGCCGCCGCGCGTCTCGTCACGGTGTTCGGCAGCAAGTTCGACGTCGATGAAGTCATCGCCCGCGCGCATGCGGTGCTCAAGCTGATCGACGACGAATTGCAAAGCCGCGACTGGATCGCGGATATCGGCAACGCGCATCCGACCATCGCGGATATCGCGCTTTACAGCTACATCGCGGGCGCGCCGGAAGGCAATGTCGATCTGTCCGGCTATCGCAACGTGCTGGCGTGGCTCGCGCGCATCGAGGCGTTGCCGGGCTTCGTGCCGTTCCAGCAGACCGCTGCGGGCCTGCGCGCCTAACCTCTTGCCGGAGACGACGATCATGCCTGCCACCGCTTCGATTACCGCGCCTTCGCCCTGGCATCGCGGCGAAGTCGAGATGCAAACCGCCGCTGGCGTCGCGGCGCGCATGCACGACGTCGGACAGCGCGTCGTGCGCCCATTCATGCCGGAACAGCATCGGCAATTCTTCGCGCAGTTGCCCTTCATCGTCGCCGGTACGGTCGATGCCGACGGCGACGCCTGGGCCACGTTCCTCACCGGCCGCCCCGGCTTTCTGAGCACGCCGGATGCGACCACGCTTTCCGTCGGGCACATTCGCGATCCGCTCGATCCCGCCGACGCGGGTCTTGCGGACGGCGCGTCGGTCGGCTTGCTCGGCATCGAGATGCATACGCGGCGGCGCAATCGCGTGAACGGCGTGATTCATCGCGATAACGCGGCTCACGGGCAAGCATTCGAAGTGGCCGTCGAGCAGAGCTTCGGCAATTGTCCGCAATACATTCAGTTGCGCGACTTTGCGTTCGTGCGCGACGCGTCAACGCCCTCGCCGTCCAGTCCCGTTTCGCTCGATGCGCAGTCGCCGCGCATGCGGGCGATGATCGAGCGCGCCGATACGTTCTTCGTCGCGTCGTACTTCGATCGCGAGGACGGGCATCGCCAGGTGGACGTGTCGCATCGCGGCGGCAAGGCGGGCTTCGTGCGCGTGTCCGACGACGGCGCGCTCACGATTCCCGACTTCGCGGGCAATCTGTTCTTCAACACGCTCGGCAATATCGCGGTCAACGGCCGGGCGGGACTCGTGTTCGCCGACTTCGAAACCGGCGACGTCCTGCAACTCACAGGCGATGCGCAAGTGCTGCTCGACTCGCCCGAAACCGCCGCTTTTCAGGGCGCCGAGCGCCTGTGGCGCTTCGTGCCGCGCCGCGTTCTCTTGCGCGAAGACGCGCTGCCGCTGCGCTGGACGTTTCGCCGCGAAGGCTGGTCGCCGAACTCGCTGATGACGGGCGACTGGAACGAAGCCGCGCAGCGCATGAAGGCTGCGGCGCTCGCGAATGCGTGGCGGCCGTATCGCGTGAGCCGCATCGTCGACGAAAGCGACGTGATCCGCTCGTTCTGGCTCGAACCGGCGGATGGCGCGGGCATCGTGCCGCACGCGGCGGGACAGCATTTGCCGGTGCGGCTCACGTTGCCGGGCGAAACGAAGCCGCTCGTGCGCACGTACACGCTGTCGGTCGGGCCGGCTGACGGCGTGTATCGCATCAGCGTGAAGCGCGAAGGCCGGGCGTCGGCGTATCTGCACGACGCGCTGAAAGTGGGCGACATCATCGAAGCGCGGCAGCCGGCGGGCAACTTCACGATCGATCCGTTCGAAGCGCGCCCCGCCGTGCTGCTGGCGGCGGGCGTCGGCATCACGCCGATGCTCGCGATGTTGCGCCATGTCGTCTACGAAGGACTGCGCAAGCGGCGCGTGCGTCCGGTCTGGCTGATCGCGTCGGCGCGCACGCTCGCGAACCGCGCGTTCGCCGCCGAGATCGACACACTCGCGCAAAGTGCGGGCGGCGCGGTCAACATGATACGCGTGCTGAGCGACCCGCAAGGCGCGCAACTCAAGCGCGATTACGACGTGTCGGGCCGCATCGACATCGATCTTCTGACGAGCGTCCTGCCGTTCAACGACTACGACTTCTATCTGTGCGGACCGGGCGCGTTCATGCAATCGCTCTACGACGGCCTGCGCGCACTGAACGTTGCCGACACGCGCATTCATGCGGAGGCGTTCGGTCCTGCATCGCTCGTGCGCACGCCGGATCGCGGCGTCGAGATGAAGCCCATGCGCCCGCCCGCCACCGAAGCCGTGCCCGTGCGCTTCGTGAAGTCGCAACGCGACGTGCAATGGCAGCCCGCGAGCGGCACGCTGCTGGAACTGGCCGAAGCGTCTGGCGTGGAGACGGAATCGAACTGTCGCGGCGGAACGTGCGGGACGTGCAGAACGCGCATCGTGAGCGGCGCGGTGTCGTATGCGAGCGAGCCGGCGTTCCACGTCGACGAAAAGGAGGCGCTGATCTGCTGCGCCCGCCCGGCAGCGGACGCCGACGCCCCGCTGCAACTCGATCTGTAGACCAAAGCGCCATTGCGGGACGTCCCGGCATGCCCGAGAATGCACGGCAACTTTCTCGCCCGCTTCCCGCATCCGACATGGACCGTTTTCAGGCAATGTCGACCTTCGTCACGGTGGTCGAAACAGGCGGCTTCGCGTCGGCCGCGCGCAAGCTCGATGTCTCGCCTTCGGTCGTGAGCCGCGTCGTGACTGAGCTCGAAGAGCGCCTTGGCGTGCGCCTGCTCACGCGCACCACGCGCGTCGTGCGCCTGACCGACGCTGGCAACGGCTTCTTCGAAGACTGCCGGCGCATACTCGGCGAAGTGGACACCGCCGAGCTCGCCGCGCGAGGCACGCACGCATCGCCGCGCGGCGTGCTCTCGCTGACCGCGCCTGTCTTGTTCGGCCGGCTGCATGTGACGCCCATCGTGCTCGACTACCTGTCGCGTTATCCCGAAGCCGATGCGAACTGCTGGTTCGTCGACCGCGTGGTGAATCTCGTCGACGAGGGCATCGACGTGGCCGTGCGCATCGCGCAACTGCCGGATTCGTCGCTTCAGGCGATTCCCGTCGGACGCGTGCGGCGCGTGCTCTGCGCGTCGCCCGCCTATCTCGCGAAGCACGGCACGCCGTCGCGCCCGGAAGACCTCGACGCGCACACGATCATCGCGTCTACGGGATCGTCTTCGCCGCCGGAATGGCGTCTTCACGATGGCGATCGCACCGTGATCGTCCGTACGCGAGCGCGCTTCATCACGACGACGAACGATTCGGCCATCGATGCGGCGCTCGCGGACTTCGGTATCGCGCGGCTCCTGTCGTATCAAGTCGCGCAGCACGTAAGCGAAGGTCGGCTCGTGATCGTGCTCGCCGAATTCGAGCCGCCGCCGCTGCCTATTCATCTCGTGCATCGCGAAGGACGCCACGTCACGCAGAAGGTCCGCGCGTTCCTCGATCTGGCCGTGGCGACCTTGCGCGCGGATGCATCGTTGCGCTAATCGCGCTAAAGGAAGGGCGTGGCGGCTTCGTGAATCTTTGAGGAATCGAACGCCCGTTAGCGCGCGAGCCGTGCAAAATGGCGGCAAACCATGCAACATAGCTCTCTTCGGCGTATTTGCGCTTCCAGCCGCGTTCCGGCTCGACGAACCGGCTCTTCCGAACCTCAACGGCTCACGCACCATGACGAACCCGACCTCTCCCAACAATGAACGCCCGCTCGACATGATCATCTTCGGCGGCGGCGGAGACCTGGCGGCGCGCAAGCTGCTGCCCGCGCTGTACATGGCGCATTCGCACTGCAACCTGCCCGCCGAGACGCGCATTCTCGCGATCGGCCGCAAGGACTGGACGCGCGAAGATTATCTGAAGAACTTCATGGAGAAGCAGTCGCGTCCGTTCATCGACGAGAAGGCTTTCGATGCGCAGTCCTGGGACAAATTCCTCGCGCTGTTCGACTACGTGCGCGTCGATGTCGAGAATCCCGACGACTTCCGCCGTCTCGCCGAAGCCACGCGGCCGAACGTGCAGCGCGTGTTCTATCTCTCGACTTCGCCTGAACTGTTCACGACGATTTGCGACAACCTCTCGGCGGCCGGCATCGTCGACGATCAAGCGCGCGTCGTGCTCGAAAAGCCGCTCGGCCATGATCTCGCCTCCGCGCGCGCCATCAACGACGCGGTCGGCCGGCACTTCAAGGAAGAGCAGATCTACCGTATCGACCATTATCTCGGCAAGGAAACGGTGCAGAACCTGATGGTGCTGCGCTTCGGCAATCCGATTTTCGGGCCGCTGTGGCAGGCGCCGTACATCAAGAGCGTGCAGATCACGGTGGCGGAAACGGTGGGCGTGGGCAGCCGCGCGGGCTTCTACGATCACACCGGCGCGCTGCGCGACATGGTGCAGAACCACTTGCTGCAACTGCTGTGCATCGTCGCAATGGAGCCGCCCGTTTCGCTCGATCCGGACGCCGTGCGCGACGAAAAGCTGAAGGTGCTGAAATCGCTGCGTCCGATGACCGTTTCCGACACCGCCCGCGACACCGTGCGCGGCCAGTACGCGGCGGGCGCCGTGGGCGGCGAGCCGGTCAAGGGTTACTTGCAGGAAGACAACGTGCCGCCCGACAGCCGCGCGGAGACGTTCGTGGCGTTGCGCGCGCATATCAACAACTGGCGCTGGGCCAACGTGCCGTTCTTCCTGCGCACCGGCAAGCGCATGCAGACGCGGCGTTCGGAAATCGTCATCGACTTCGCGGACCTGCCGTTTTCCATCATCCCGAGCGGGCCGCGCAACTATGGCAACCGGCTCATCATTACGTTGCAGCCGGAAGAGTCCATCCAGTTGCAGATGCTCGCGAAGGAACCGGGCAGCGGCATGCAGATGCTGCCCGTGAACCTCAATCTCGATCTTCAGCAGGCCATGACGCAGCGCCGCGCGGAAGCGTACGAACGCTTGCTGATCGACGTGATTCGCGGCCGGCTCACGCACTTCATGCGCCGCGACGAACTGGAAGCCGCGTGGGCGTGGGTCGAGCCGATTCTCAACGGCTGGAAGGAACTCGGCGACCGGCCGCGTGGCTACACGGCGGGCACGTTCGGCCCGGCGGCGTCTTCCGCGTTGATGGCGCGCGAGAATCTCGCGTGGGCGGAAGAAGGTTGATTCAGCGCATCGCGGGGCGCGCCGCGCGTCGCGATGCGAGCGCCCTGCCCGCGGCCATCACCGCCGCGAGCACGGCGATTCCGCAGAGAATGCCCGCGAGCCGAAGCGCCGCGGGCATCGGATCAGACGACCAGTGGTGATCCTGCACGAACACCATGATGAACGCGATGGTGAATTGCCGCCCGACATAGCTCGCGCCTTGCGCGCCCGTCTGCACATGACAGCCGATCCACACGCCCGCGCATAGCGCGAGCATGCACGCGGGCTCGCTATCGCCGATCAGCGGCAGAAGCGCGAGACTCGCCGCGCCCGCGATCAGGCAGCCGAGCACGCGCTGCACCATGCGCGACCCGATCGGCCGCCGCGTCGGCTTGCCGAGCGCCGATGCGGGCAGAATCAATACGGCGATGGCCGTGACCATCGCCTGCGCGAAGCCGGGCAAGTTCCACGCATACGCCACCGACGCCAGTATCGCCACCGACCACGCCGCATGCCACGCGAGGCGCTTGCGCATCGCTCGGGCGGACTGCATTTCCTGCTTCGCGCTGAGTGCGTGGAGCGGACCGGACTGAATGATGGACACGGCCGCCGTTTCGTGACTCGATCCATCGACGCGATCCGCCGTTGAGGACGCCCTCGCGCTCGATACGGGCGCCGCGCCCCGCGACCTCCGATACTGCTGCGCGGCCGCGTGAGAGAGCGCGGACACGGCCACGCACGCGAGCGTCCCGACGACGACTTCGGCCACGCGCGATAGCGCAAACGAAGCCGTCGCCGAAGCCGACGCCAGCCGATGCGCCTCGAACGTCACCATCAGCGCGGTCACCGCGCCGAGCACCCATGCATAGCCCGCATCCGAAGCCAGCGCGCGATACACCGACACGCCCGCGATCAGCGCCAGCAACGGCACGAAGAGCCACGGTGTATCGCCGATCAGCGGTCCCGCCGTCGCGCCGAGCAACGCGCCGGCGATGGTGCCGAGCACGCGATGCACGCCACGCTGCGCGCAGGCCGAGAACTTCGACTGCATGACCGCGAAGCCGCTGATCGCCGCCCACCAGATATGTTCGAGCCGAAAGGCGTATGCAAGCGCGACCGCGAGCGCGACGGATGCCATCGCCTGCGTCGCGAAGAACGCGCGGGCGGGCGTCGGTCGGATGGCGGCGAGTTCGCGCCCGAGCGATACGAATGCCTCGCGCACGAGATCAGCGAGGGCGTCGAATGCCGCGAAGGCGCTGCGCGACGTGGCGGAAGGGTCGTTAATCGTGGAATGGTCGTTCGGCATCGTCGGCGGTGGCGGGGTCTTGTCTGAGCGTAGACGCGGATCGGCGCGAGCGCAATGGAAGCGTCGACGTCCGGCAACATCCGCACGCCGATGCTATGGTTGAGACTCGCGACCCGCGATCAACCGGCGACATTACAAGGACATTCCATGGCGAAAGTACTGGTGCTCTATTACTCGATGTACGGTCACGTCGAAACGATGGCGCAAGCGGTAGCCGAAGGCGCGGGCGGCGTGCCGGGCGTCGAGGTCACGGTGAAGCGCGTGCCGGAAACCATTCCGGCGGATCAGGCGGCCGTCATCGGCGTGAAGCTAGACCAGCAGGCGCCCGTGGCCACCATCGACGAACTCGCGAACTACGACGCCATCATCTTGGGCACGCCCACGCGCTTCGGGAACATGGCCGGGCAGATGCGCACGTTCCTCGACCAGACGGGCGGCCTGTGGGTGAAAGGCGCGCTGGTCGGCAAGATCGGCAGCGTGTTCACGTCCACGGCTTCGCAACACGGCGGGCAGGAAACCACCATCACGTCGTTTCACACGACGCTCCTGCATCACGGCATGATCGTCGCCGGCGTGCCGTACGCGTGCGCCGCGCTCACCAGCATGGCGGAAATCTCGGGCGGCACGCCGTACGGCGCGACCACCATCGTCGGTGCGGACGGCAAGCGTCATCCGACGCAGAACGAACTCGACATCGCGCGATATCAGGGCAAGCACGTCGCCGAACTGGCAGTCAAGATCGCGGGCAAGTGAGACGCTCGACTGAGTGGCGCTGGCCGACACGCTTGACTCAGTCTGTTGGCGCTTATGCGACAAGTGCGATGCGCGGCGCTCGCGCTAGCCTCGCTGCAAGCCGTCGCGAGAGGATTGGCACGCTCGCTGCATAGCGAGTGCGTCGCGGCTTGCTGCCTGCCACTGCAAGGCGCGATCGGACCGGCCGCTGCTTGCGCCGGTCCGTTCTCTTATTCATGCATGGTCGCGTGAAAGCGGGTATCGACGGCTGCGAGCGGGCATGCTTGACGGCGCGCCGCCGTGTATCTCCAATCCGCGAGTGCCGACGCTTAGCGCGCTGTCGCCGGCTGCAGCGCTGAACGCAGCGATCTATCCGGTGAACGGCAGGAACGGTGTTGGCAAGCGACCGTGTACACCATCGGGTGCGTTCCTGCAACGCGCGAGGACGGCCGCACCGAACGGCGCACGATGTTCTGGACGTGCGGACGGAAAGCGCTCGCACTTCGAGCCGGTTTCATTCGGAAACCTAACGATACATTGCTTGGCCCTCGCAAACGTCACGCCGCGTGCGCCAGCAGAACTGCATGACTATCGCAGACGGCGTGGCGTTACTCGTTCCATCGTGGCGGTTGCGTCGGAGGCAATGAGACTTTACCGTTGTTCACAAGCCCGGCGACGACGCGCGCAGACCGCGCGCCAGCGCTCCC is a window encoding:
- a CDS encoding FUSC family protein, which produces MPNDHSTINDPSATSRSAFAAFDALADLVREAFVSLGRELAAIRPTPARAFFATQAMASVALAVALAYAFRLEHIWWAAISGFAVMQSKFSACAQRGVHRVLGTIAGALLGATAGPLIGDTPWLFVPLLALIAGVSVYRALASDAGYAWVLGAVTALMVTFEAHRLASASATASFALSRVAEVVVGTLACVAVSALSHAAAQQYRRSRGAAPVSSARASSTADRVDGSSHETAAVSIIQSGPLHALSAKQEMQSARAMRKRLAWHAAWSVAILASVAYAWNLPGFAQAMVTAIAVLILPASALGKPTRRPIGSRMVQRVLGCLIAGAASLALLPLIGDSEPACMLALCAGVWIGCHVQTGAQGASYVGRQFTIAFIMVFVQDHHWSSDPMPAALRLAGILCGIAVLAAVMAAGRALASRRAARPAMR
- a CDS encoding LysR family transcriptional regulator; this encodes MDRFQAMSTFVTVVETGGFASAARKLDVSPSVVSRVVTELEERLGVRLLTRTTRVVRLTDAGNGFFEDCRRILGEVDTAELAARGTHASPRGVLSLTAPVLFGRLHVTPIVLDYLSRYPEADANCWFVDRVVNLVDEGIDVAVRIAQLPDSSLQAIPVGRVRRVLCASPAYLAKHGTPSRPEDLDAHTIIASTGSSSPPEWRLHDGDRTVIVRTRARFITTTNDSAIDAALADFGIARLLSYQVAQHVSEGRLVIVLAEFEPPPLPIHLVHREGRHVTQKVRAFLDLAVATLRADASLR
- a CDS encoding glutathione S-transferase family protein; its protein translation is MKLYHHPLSGHSHRARLFLHLLNIEHDEEEVDLAARAHKSPEFLRLNRFGQVPVLVDGEHVVQDSNAILVYIAKKAGATQWLPETPAEAAAVQRWLSVAAGQIAFGPAAARLVTVFGSKFDVDEVIARAHAVLKLIDDELQSRDWIADIGNAHPTIADIALYSYIAGAPEGNVDLSGYRNVLAWLARIEALPGFVPFQQTAAGLRA
- a CDS encoding pyridoxamine 5'-phosphate oxidase family protein, encoding MPATASITAPSPWHRGEVEMQTAAGVAARMHDVGQRVVRPFMPEQHRQFFAQLPFIVAGTVDADGDAWATFLTGRPGFLSTPDATTLSVGHIRDPLDPADAGLADGASVGLLGIEMHTRRRNRVNGVIHRDNAAHGQAFEVAVEQSFGNCPQYIQLRDFAFVRDASTPSPSSPVSLDAQSPRMRAMIERADTFFVASYFDREDGHRQVDVSHRGGKAGFVRVSDDGALTIPDFAGNLFFNTLGNIAVNGRAGLVFADFETGDVLQLTGDAQVLLDSPETAAFQGAERLWRFVPRRVLLREDALPLRWTFRREGWSPNSLMTGDWNEAAQRMKAAALANAWRPYRVSRIVDESDVIRSFWLEPADGAGIVPHAAGQHLPVRLTLPGETKPLVRTYTLSVGPADGVYRISVKREGRASAYLHDALKVGDIIEARQPAGNFTIDPFEARPAVLLAAGVGITPMLAMLRHVVYEGLRKRRVRPVWLIASARTLANRAFAAEIDTLAQSAGGAVNMIRVLSDPQGAQLKRDYDVSGRIDIDLLTSVLPFNDYDFYLCGPGAFMQSLYDGLRALNVADTRIHAEAFGPASLVRTPDRGVEMKPMRPPATEAVPVRFVKSQRDVQWQPASGTLLELAEASGVETESNCRGGTCGTCRTRIVSGAVSYASEPAFHVDEKEALICCARPAADADAPLQLDL
- the zwf gene encoding glucose-6-phosphate dehydrogenase → MTNPTSPNNERPLDMIIFGGGGDLAARKLLPALYMAHSHCNLPAETRILAIGRKDWTREDYLKNFMEKQSRPFIDEKAFDAQSWDKFLALFDYVRVDVENPDDFRRLAEATRPNVQRVFYLSTSPELFTTICDNLSAAGIVDDQARVVLEKPLGHDLASARAINDAVGRHFKEEQIYRIDHYLGKETVQNLMVLRFGNPIFGPLWQAPYIKSVQITVAETVGVGSRAGFYDHTGALRDMVQNHLLQLLCIVAMEPPVSLDPDAVRDEKLKVLKSLRPMTVSDTARDTVRGQYAAGAVGGEPVKGYLQEDNVPPDSRAETFVALRAHINNWRWANVPFFLRTGKRMQTRRSEIVIDFADLPFSIIPSGPRNYGNRLIITLQPEESIQLQMLAKEPGSGMQMLPVNLNLDLQQAMTQRRAEAYERLLIDVIRGRLTHFMRRDELEAAWAWVEPILNGWKELGDRPRGYTAGTFGPAASSALMARENLAWAEEG
- a CDS encoding AI-2E family transporter; its protein translation is MPPLPGPRRPPAKILPPDAPGLRALASLVAVVVVICALYFGRAVMIPIILAILLSFLLAPFVDFLRRLRFGQVPSVIVAVFVALSVLTAVGALIGAQVAQLASDLPKYQVAVERKVDSVQRMTVGRADAFLGRASRALKRLSPAREQEPHANEDNPAASPIDQPMPVEVHEPAPSPLELAQRFLSPVISPLETTGIVLVVAVFILLQREDLRDRLIRLFGSRDLHRATTAMDEAARRLSRYFLAQLGINVGVGIVICIGLAVIGVPGALLFGVMTALLRFVPYVGTWIAALLAVIFAAAVGPGWTMLIWTIVLYGATDIIAGQIVEPLLYGHSTGLSPFAVIVAAIFWSWIWGPIGLVLSTPLTLCLVILGRHVDRLEFLDVLFGDRPALTPAENFYQRLLANDPDEALVQAESLLKDRSLVAYYDEVALEGLRLAHNDVLRGVVTADQLKRINESALDIIEGLEDAEDVTPVVQRKEEPLVNLAADDTTAIASESPPEYFDAGAEGHTASVLCIAGRSPLDDLAATIAVQLFRKHGLGADLTGYERFSRGRFGEVDLSGVTIICVVSFDAAESPPYLRNLLRRLHQRAPAAELIVGLVVAESPLQGEVLVRTSSAAVSFKELVDACVAAARRQSTDGVSWSGLDSQASAPTVDNRSRAAQADAPALRNVLGDA
- a CDS encoding PAS domain-containing methyl-accepting chemotaxis protein, giving the protein MRDNQPVTQREFDFPAAEMLVSATDLSGNIQYCNPAFVDVSGFSREELIGQPHNIIRHPDMPREAFADLWATVRAGRSWTALVKNRRKNGDHYWVRANVTPVMEHGKAIGYLSVRVKPSRAEVKEAEALYATMRAGDAPFRLERGALVRRGIAGKLAALGRVPVSARVAAGFAAAPVTALIAALAAWRGAPPLPFWIALGAGAAASVAGWLALSRQLDAPVRTMSGFAARMAAGDLTVDMPAARHDDLGDVQRALGQLKANLAAIVFDVRGQIGGVLDAARDIANGNTDLSRRTELQAASLEQTAATMDQLTTTVQGNADATVRALELVKEAQSAAEDGGRIAGQVERTMAGITAASRKIADITDVIDGIAFQTNILALNAAVEAARAGEAGRSFAVVATEVRNLAQRCAASAKEIENVVAISVAQIEEGTNLVSRTTSQMRAIDEAVHRVSTIIMEVAKASGEQAEGIAQVNQAVAHLDDSTQQNAALVEQAATTAKRLAERAVVLDEAVRLFTVAPPRETATA